The Clostridia bacterium genomic sequence CTCCTTACCAAGGCTATGACTTTTTACTAGAGGCTATTGCCCAAAACGATTATCGCGCAAGAGGCATTGATATATCTGTTGATGAAATCTTTGTAAGCGATGGCGCAAAAAGCGATTGCAGCAATATTTTGGATCTGTTTTCTATTGATAACAGAATCGCTGTTCAGGATCCTGTTTATCCTGTTTATGTTGATTCAAATGTTATTGACGGCAGAGCAGGCAGATTAAGACCTGATGGAAGTTATAATAAGGCTATTTATATGCCTTGTCTTGAGAAAAATGGATTTTTACCTGAAATACCTGAACGCCAGCCTGATATAATTTATCTCAATTTCCCCAATAACCCTACAGGCGCAATGGCTGATTATGAAACATTAAAGTCATGGGTAGATTATGCTCTCAAAATAGGTGCTATTATTTTGTATGACGGAGCATATGAAGCATTTATAACCGAAGATAAGCCTAGAAGTATTTATGAAATTTCTGATGCTAAAAAGTGCGCTATTGAATTTAGAAGTTTTTCAAAAACTGCAGGCTTTACTGGAGTTAGATGCGGTTATGTAGTAATACCTAATGAAATAAAAGCCAGCGGAGCTCAGTTAAATCAACTTTGGTATAGACGTCAGGCTACAAAGTTTAACGGTGTTTCTTATGTAGTTCAGCGTGCAGCTGAAGCTGTATACTCTCCCGAAGGCAAAAAGCAAGTTCAAGAAAATATCCATTATTATATGGAAAACGCAAGAATCATAAGAGAGGGCTTGGAAAGCATAGGCTGGAAAGCTTTTGGCGGTGTTAATGCTCCTTATATCTGGGTTAAAGCTCCTAACAACTATAGTTCTTGGGAATTCTTTGATTATCTCTTAAGAAAAGTTCAGATTGTGGGAACACCAGGTGAAGGTTTTGGTCCTGCAGGAAGAGGATATCTAAGACTTACGGCATTTAACACTAGAGAAAACACTCTTGAAGCTATAGAAAGACTGAAAAAACTAAGATAATTCTCTTATGATTTTAGCATATAGAACCGCTACAAAAATTGTAGCGGCATATGCCTTTTGGTCTAAGAATTGAGCTTATGTTATGTTGTAAATGAAAAAATAAAAGCAAAATATTAAAATTATTGACGAAATAAGCAAAAGACTTAACGCCAATAAGTGTTTAGAAAAAATATTTTATTTAGTTAATAAAACTTTAAGGAGTGCAAAATGTCAATAAGAGTAGTCGTTGGTACACAATGGGGTGATGAAGGCAAGGGCAAAATGGTAGATTATTTTGCTCAGAGCGCTGATTTGTGTGTTCGTTTTCAAGGCGGCGATAATGCCGGACATACTGTAGCTAATGAATACGGAGTATTCAAGCTGCATTTGATTCCTTGCGGAGTCTTTTATCCTAATTGTGCCAACTTAATCGGAACGGGTACTGTAGTCAATCCCGATGAGCTCTTAAAAGAAATAGCCGAATTAAAAAAAGGCGGAATTAGTCTTAAAAACTTATATATTTCAGAAAAAGCTAATATTTTGATGCCTTATCATGTTGATATTGACGGGCTTACCGAAAAGGATGTAGAAATAGGTATAGGTACCACAAAAAGAGGCATAGGTCCTGCTTATGCGGGCAGAGCTATGAGAACCAACCTTAGATTTGAGGATTTGGCAGATAATGATTATTGCCGTTCAAGGCTAAAAAAAGTGTTGCCTTTTATCAATGCTCAGGTTGAGTTTTTGGGCGGAAGAGCATATGACGCAGACGAATTGGCTGACAAATGTGCAATGTGGTATCAGGAATTAAAAGACTATATAACCAATCCGATAAGTTTGGTTCAGACATTTAAAAAACAAGGCAAAAACATATTGTTTGAAGGTCAATTGGGTGTAATGAAGGATTTGGATTTAGGAATTTATCCTTACGTTACATCTTCTCATCCTACTGCTGCTTATGCTGCGGTATCCAGCGGTTTTTCTGCTAAAGAAATTGACGATATCGTAGGCGTTACAAAAGCATTTTCTTCAGCGGTCGGAGCAGGTCCTTTCCCTACCGAAATGACAGAGTCCGAAGCTTCAAAATTGCGCGGCAGCGGTCAAAACATTGACGATGAATTTGGCGCAAGAACAGGCAGAGCTAGACGTATAGGCTGGCTTGACTTGGTTGTAGTTAATTACGCAGCTCAAATAAACGGACTTACTTCATTGGCGCTCAACAAGGTTGATAAGCTTGATAATTTAAAAGAAATCAAAATCTGCACAGCTTATGAACTTGACGGCAAGGTTTTGGAATATATGCCTAACAGCAGAGAGTTGTATAAGGTAAAACCTGTTTATAAGACTCTCAAAGGATGGAACAAACCCACCACAGGCTGTAAGTGCATAGATGATCTTCCTCAAGAAGCAAAAGATTTTCTTAAGTTTATTGAAGACAATACCGGCGTACCAGTAAAATATGTAGGTATGGGTCCTGATAGAAAAGATATTATTTTATAAGATAGTTTAAAAATTACATAAACAGTCAAGAGTTTTTCTCTTGGCTGTTTTTTAATTAAATCAAATTAACCTGCTTTTAAATTTGATATATAAAACTTTTTATTTTAAATTTAATTTATAATGATAGTTTTCATTTATCACATATACATTAAATAGTACAAAAATTATTGAAAAACAAAAAAGGTTATGCTATTATTCTATATATCAATAATTGTATAAAAACATCTTTTAATTTTCTAATGTCAAACTTTATAAAACGATAGTTTAAATTATCTTGAGTTAATTTTTTGGGGGGTGAATATTGAAACGGAAAACTGTTTCTATTTTAATTATCGCCTTGTTTATATTAAGTGTTTTTTCTGGCTGTAATGACAAATTAACACGAGGTGATTTTGAATATATTTTTTACGGTGAGGGAGATAAAAGAGAAGCTGATATAGTAGGACTTACGCCAGATGGAATGAAAAAAAAGATATTAGTAGTGCCAAAAAAGATTAATGGCTATCCTGTTGTTGCGATTTGGCGACGATCAATTACTGGCTATTTTCAGACAATATGGGAAACAGATCAATTAGAGATTTTATATATACCTTGCAAATTGCAAATTTTTGGTAATACCTTTCTAAAATGTCCTAATCTAAATAAGATATTCGTTTTAAATTTTGAAGAGGATACAACTTGGGGA encodes the following:
- a CDS encoding LL-diaminopimelate aminotransferase encodes the protein MFGINGNFLKLGGNYLFATVSSKAKDYAKANPDKKIISLGIGDVTLPLAPAIVDAMVKASKEMGEAQTFRGYAPYQGYDFLLEAIAQNDYRARGIDISVDEIFVSDGAKSDCSNILDLFSIDNRIAVQDPVYPVYVDSNVIDGRAGRLRPDGSYNKAIYMPCLEKNGFLPEIPERQPDIIYLNFPNNPTGAMADYETLKSWVDYALKIGAIILYDGAYEAFITEDKPRSIYEISDAKKCAIEFRSFSKTAGFTGVRCGYVVIPNEIKASGAQLNQLWYRRQATKFNGVSYVVQRAAEAVYSPEGKKQVQENIHYYMENARIIREGLESIGWKAFGGVNAPYIWVKAPNNYSSWEFFDYLLRKVQIVGTPGEGFGPAGRGYLRLTAFNTRENTLEAIERLKKLR
- a CDS encoding adenylosuccinate synthase codes for the protein MSIRVVVGTQWGDEGKGKMVDYFAQSADLCVRFQGGDNAGHTVANEYGVFKLHLIPCGVFYPNCANLIGTGTVVNPDELLKEIAELKKGGISLKNLYISEKANILMPYHVDIDGLTEKDVEIGIGTTKRGIGPAYAGRAMRTNLRFEDLADNDYCRSRLKKVLPFINAQVEFLGGRAYDADELADKCAMWYQELKDYITNPISLVQTFKKQGKNILFEGQLGVMKDLDLGIYPYVTSSHPTAAYAAVSSGFSAKEIDDIVGVTKAFSSAVGAGPFPTEMTESEASKLRGSGQNIDDEFGARTGRARRIGWLDLVVVNYAAQINGLTSLALNKVDKLDNLKEIKICTAYELDGKVLEYMPNSRELYKVKPVYKTLKGWNKPTTGCKCIDDLPQEAKDFLKFIEDNTGVPVKYVGMGPDRKDIIL
- a CDS encoding InlB B-repeat-containing protein translates to MKRKTVSILIIALFILSVFSGCNDKLTRGDFEYIFYGEGDKREADIVGLTPDGMKKKILVVPKKINGYPVVAIWRRSITGYFQTIWETDQLEILYIPCKLQIFGNTFLKCPNLNKIFVLNFEEDTTWGDYNFDFYYTSISIYIYRYYYISNMQKSTIKPANVTYYYNYDDSPNNGCYWLDNLEDGEKISFIPEEPIREGYVFAGWYKEPECINKWDFENDIIYASKDDFYENKLYAKWE